One segment of Leptospirillum ferrooxidans C2-3 DNA contains the following:
- the rpoC gene encoding DNA-directed RNA polymerase subunit beta', producing the protein MKIMLASPERIKSWSFGEVKKPETINYRSFKPERDGLFCAKIFGPVKDWECNCGKYKRMKHRGVICDKCGVEVIQSKVRRERMGHIELASPVAHIWFLKGLPSRIGNLLDMTIKDLDQILYFEAYVVTELGDILTQMDSNRNNLVRNLLVKNHKSIYRVSSEQGVFEKIDESLTDEFLTNHETSPFIAIQDRDLSLFEEWGNVASDSNEKPKTRKSKPKLNSEGLPAPLKPKFRNPLTLDLYSEETSEVITRAGLKLPETSLKGEVYLVILDEETLQVVNKAISSNEKRREELEQDFKKHRPIPKEDFEKIKREFPRANFKGEIGAEAIRTLLRGLKLEELSVEMHIQMADPMVSSAAKKKIAKRQKIVEAFRKSGNKPEWMILDVIPVLPPDLRPLVPLDGGRFATSDLNDLYRRVINRNNRLKRLLDVSSPTPQLIIHNEIRMLQEAVDALFDNGRRGRVIRGANRRPLKSLSDMLKGKQGRFRQNLLGKRVDYSGRSVIVIGPELKLSQCGLPKKMALELFKPFIFQKLEERGLVSNIKTAKRRVEKEDPIVWDILDEVIQEHPVLLNRAPTLHRLGIQAFDPVLVEGKAIRLHPLVCAAFNADFDGDQMAVHVPLSVEAQLEARVLMMSVNNILSPANGKPIMVPTQDMVLGCYYLSKERKGAKGEGANFSSAHEVRIAYDANVVEPHARITVRISSEKYGKKRIETTVGRVLFSEILPKDIAFEEINRELTKKVLTNLIDQCYRRVGRQETVVFLDRIKQIGFEFATKSGISIAIDDMKIPGNKSKAIEVANSEVLEIENQYNEGLITAGERYNKVIDKWAQVTEQVADEMMEELKAEELSVQNGISLGRGTDPVRFNSIYMMADSGARGSAQQIRQLGGMRGLMAKPSGEIIETPITANFREGLNVLQYFISTHGARKGLADTALKTANSGYLTRRLVDVAQDVIITEEDCGTVHGIEVSALVEGGETIEPLEERILGRVASEDISSTYGMVGSKKKGQEVLVAAGEEINEEKIEKIKEAGIDIVRIRSVLTCQAKRGVCAACYGRDLSRGKRVELGEAIGIIAAQSIGEPGTQLTMRTFHIGGTAQVAKQSVHESKRDGVVRYENLVTVKNKEGSQIAMSKNGKLVIIGKDGREKERYSIVYGARVQVEDGATVTLGSKLVEWDPFTTPILTEVTGQVLFRDIQDRLTMREEIDETSGLKSRVIIDNSKQNMRPRIEIRETGSKIRKEYPLPIGAHILVEEKDIVSPGDVVAKIPRESTKTKDITGGLPRVAELFEARKPKEQAIITEIEGVVEFKEGRQGRGNRIIIVKNDQGEEREYIIPKGKHISVHENDWVEAGEPLMDGSVNPHDILNVLGPQDLMTYLVNEVQEVYRLQGVSINDKHIEVIVRQMLRKTRIDDPGDTEFLVGSHVDRGQFDAVNSEMISIGKKPANGSAMLLGITKAALSTESFVSAASFQETTRVLTEAAINGKTDDLAGLKENVIVGRLIPAGTGFPKFRMTAIANSDAEVGNGDIYEKVSP; encoded by the coding sequence ATTAAAATTATGCTGGCTTCTCCCGAGAGAATAAAGTCTTGGTCTTTTGGAGAAGTGAAAAAACCAGAAACGATTAACTATCGCTCTTTTAAGCCTGAAAGAGATGGCCTGTTTTGTGCCAAAATCTTTGGTCCCGTTAAAGACTGGGAATGTAATTGCGGGAAATATAAGAGGATGAAACATAGAGGGGTTATCTGCGATAAGTGTGGTGTAGAGGTCATTCAAAGTAAAGTGCGTCGAGAAAGAATGGGGCATATTGAACTGGCTTCCCCTGTGGCTCATATCTGGTTTCTAAAAGGTCTCCCATCCCGAATCGGAAATTTATTAGATATGACCATTAAAGATCTTGATCAAATCCTTTACTTTGAGGCTTATGTTGTCACGGAGCTCGGTGATATCCTTACTCAAATGGACTCTAATCGGAATAATCTGGTCCGCAATCTTTTGGTAAAGAATCATAAGTCTATTTATCGGGTTTCCTCAGAACAAGGGGTGTTTGAAAAGATTGACGAATCTCTTACAGATGAGTTTTTAACAAATCATGAGACATCCCCTTTTATAGCTATCCAAGACAGGGACCTTTCTTTATTTGAAGAGTGGGGTAACGTAGCATCTGATTCAAATGAAAAGCCCAAAACAAGAAAGTCCAAGCCTAAACTAAATTCAGAGGGTTTGCCCGCACCATTAAAACCTAAGTTTCGAAACCCTCTTACTTTAGACCTCTACTCAGAAGAGACATCTGAAGTTATAACAAGGGCTGGTTTGAAACTTCCTGAGACCTCCCTAAAAGGGGAAGTATACCTAGTCATTTTAGATGAAGAGACTTTGCAAGTTGTTAACAAGGCCATTTCTTCTAATGAAAAGCGAAGAGAAGAGTTAGAGCAAGACTTCAAAAAACACAGACCTATTCCGAAAGAAGACTTTGAAAAAATAAAAAGAGAGTTTCCTCGAGCAAATTTTAAAGGTGAAATTGGGGCCGAAGCGATCAGGACTCTTTTGCGAGGTTTAAAATTAGAAGAGCTTTCCGTAGAAATGCATATTCAAATGGCAGATCCAATGGTTAGCTCCGCTGCTAAAAAGAAAATTGCTAAAAGACAAAAAATTGTAGAGGCTTTTAGAAAGTCTGGGAATAAACCGGAATGGATGATTCTTGATGTTATTCCTGTCTTGCCTCCAGATTTAAGGCCATTGGTCCCGTTAGATGGGGGAAGATTTGCTACCTCAGATCTTAATGATCTCTACCGAAGGGTCATTAACCGGAACAATAGGCTAAAAAGATTGTTGGATGTATCATCTCCAACACCACAATTGATCATTCATAACGAAATTAGAATGTTGCAAGAAGCGGTAGATGCCCTCTTTGATAATGGTCGCCGAGGCAGGGTAATCCGTGGTGCAAACCGGAGACCATTGAAATCCCTCTCAGACATGCTGAAGGGTAAGCAAGGAAGATTTAGACAAAATCTTCTTGGAAAAAGAGTTGACTACTCGGGTCGAAGCGTCATTGTAATTGGACCTGAGCTTAAATTGTCTCAATGTGGTTTGCCAAAAAAAATGGCCTTGGAGTTATTTAAACCATTCATCTTCCAAAAGCTTGAAGAAAGAGGTCTTGTTAGTAACATCAAAACAGCAAAGCGACGCGTTGAAAAGGAAGATCCTATTGTATGGGATATTCTAGATGAGGTTATTCAAGAGCATCCAGTTTTGTTAAACAGGGCACCAACTCTTCATAGATTAGGAATTCAGGCATTTGACCCGGTATTAGTTGAGGGTAAGGCAATTCGACTCCACCCATTAGTTTGCGCAGCTTTCAATGCTGATTTTGACGGTGATCAGATGGCTGTCCATGTTCCCTTATCGGTAGAAGCACAATTGGAAGCTCGTGTTTTGATGATGTCTGTCAATAACATATTGTCTCCAGCCAATGGGAAACCAATTATGGTTCCAACTCAGGATATGGTGTTAGGGTGTTATTACTTAAGCAAAGAGAGAAAAGGAGCTAAGGGCGAGGGTGCTAATTTTAGTTCCGCACATGAAGTTCGCATAGCTTATGATGCTAATGTAGTAGAACCTCATGCCAGAATTACCGTTAGAATTTCTTCCGAAAAATATGGAAAGAAGAGAATAGAAACTACAGTGGGAAGAGTGCTCTTTTCTGAGATACTCCCCAAAGATATCGCCTTTGAAGAAATTAATCGGGAATTGACAAAAAAAGTTCTAACAAATCTGATTGACCAATGTTATAGACGGGTTGGTCGACAAGAGACGGTTGTTTTTCTCGACCGAATTAAACAAATTGGATTTGAATTTGCTACAAAGTCAGGCATCTCAATCGCGATAGATGATATGAAAATTCCTGGTAATAAAAGCAAGGCGATTGAAGTTGCCAACAGCGAGGTTCTAGAGATAGAAAATCAATACAACGAAGGACTTATTACGGCAGGAGAGAGATACAATAAAGTCATTGATAAGTGGGCGCAGGTCACGGAACAAGTTGCAGATGAGATGATGGAGGAATTAAAAGCGGAAGAGTTATCTGTTCAAAATGGGATTTCGCTTGGACGGGGAACAGATCCAGTTCGCTTTAACTCTATTTATATGATGGCAGATTCTGGTGCAAGGGGCTCTGCCCAACAGATCCGGCAATTAGGTGGTATGAGAGGCCTTATGGCTAAACCATCCGGCGAAATCATCGAAACTCCAATTACTGCAAATTTCCGGGAAGGATTGAATGTTCTTCAATATTTTATTTCAACCCACGGTGCAAGAAAAGGCTTAGCTGATACTGCTTTGAAAACTGCTAACTCGGGTTACTTGACCAGACGTCTGGTTGACGTTGCCCAAGACGTTATTATAACCGAGGAAGACTGTGGAACGGTGCATGGAATTGAAGTTTCTGCCCTTGTCGAGGGTGGAGAAACGATTGAACCGTTGGAAGAGCGCATTCTTGGAAGAGTTGCATCTGAAGATATTTCTTCAACTTATGGAATGGTAGGCTCTAAGAAAAAAGGTCAAGAGGTTTTAGTCGCTGCTGGTGAAGAAATTAATGAAGAGAAAATAGAAAAAATTAAAGAAGCCGGCATTGATATTGTGAGAATTCGTTCGGTTTTAACTTGTCAGGCAAAAAGAGGTGTATGTGCTGCCTGCTATGGTCGTGATCTTTCTCGAGGCAAACGTGTTGAGCTAGGGGAGGCTATCGGAATTATTGCAGCCCAATCAATTGGCGAACCAGGTACTCAGTTAACAATGAGAACATTCCATATCGGAGGAACTGCTCAAGTAGCAAAACAGTCCGTTCATGAATCTAAGAGGGATGGTGTGGTTAGATATGAGAACCTTGTAACGGTCAAGAACAAAGAAGGTTCTCAGATTGCAATGAGTAAAAATGGAAAGCTAGTTATTATTGGGAAAGATGGAAGAGAGAAAGAACGCTATTCGATTGTGTATGGAGCTAGAGTACAAGTAGAAGATGGGGCTACTGTTACGTTAGGTTCTAAATTAGTTGAATGGGATCCTTTTACAACTCCTATTTTGACAGAGGTCACGGGGCAAGTTCTTTTTAGGGATATTCAAGACAGATTGACAATGAGAGAAGAAATTGATGAGACGTCGGGTCTTAAGAGCCGAGTCATTATTGATAACTCTAAGCAAAATATGCGTCCAAGAATTGAAATAAGAGAAACTGGAAGCAAGATTCGCAAAGAATATCCGCTGCCAATTGGGGCTCATATTCTTGTGGAAGAAAAAGATATTGTCTCTCCAGGAGATGTTGTTGCAAAAATTCCGAGAGAATCCACGAAAACAAAAGATATTACAGGTGGTCTGCCAAGAGTCGCGGAACTGTTTGAAGCTAGAAAACCAAAAGAACAGGCTATTATCACTGAAATCGAAGGAGTTGTTGAATTTAAGGAAGGCCGTCAGGGGAGAGGTAATAGAATCATTATCGTTAAAAACGATCAAGGTGAGGAAAGAGAATATATTATTCCGAAGGGTAAACATATTAGTGTTCATGAAAATGATTGGGTTGAAGCAGGTGAACCATTAATGGATGGCTCTGTAAATCCCCATGACATTTTAAATGTCTTAGGCCCTCAAGATCTCATGACTTATTTAGTGAACGAAGTTCAAGAGGTGTATCGTCTGCAAGGTGTTTCGATAAACGATAAACATATCGAAGTCATTGTCCGCCAAATGTTAAGAAAAACCAGGATTGATGATCCAGGTGATACCGAGTTTTTGGTCGGAAGCCATGTTGATAGAGGTCAGTTTGATGCGGTTAACTCCGAGATGATATCAATAGGCAAAAAACCAGCAAATGGGTCAGCAATGTTATTGGGTATAACAAAGGCTGCCTTATCAACAGAAAGCTTTGTTTCTGCAGCATCTTTTCAGGAGACTACAAGGGTCTTAACCGAAGCAGCAATTAACGGGAAAACAGATGACCTAGCGGGATTAAAGGAAAATGTTATTGTTGGTCGATTGATCCCAGCTGGTACTGGGTTCCCCAAATTTAGAATGACAGCTATTGCTAATTCTGATGCGGAAGTAGGAAATGGAGATATTTATGAAAAAGTATCTCCTTGA
- the rpsL gene encoding 30S ribosomal protein S12, translating to MPTINQLVKQGRKKISAKGKSPALTSCPQRRGVCVRVYTTTPKKPNSALRKVARVRMTNGFEVTAYIPGVGHNLQEHSIVLVRGGRVKDLPGVRYHIVRGALDAAGVANRKQGRSKYGAKRAKK from the coding sequence GTGCCAACAATTAATCAGTTAGTTAAACAAGGTCGGAAAAAGATTTCCGCTAAAGGAAAAAGCCCAGCTCTAACGTCATGTCCTCAAAGAAGGGGCGTATGTGTCAGGGTCTATACAACAACACCAAAAAAACCAAACTCAGCTTTGAGAAAAGTTGCTAGAGTTAGAATGACGAACGGTTTTGAGGTAACAGCCTATATCCCAGGTGTTGGGCATAATCTTCAAGAACATTCTATTGTATTAGTTCGTGGAGGTAGGGTTAAAGATCTTCCCGGTGTTAGATATCATATTGTCAGAGGTGCACTAGATGCTGCTGGCGTTGCTAACCGGAAGCAAGGTCGATCTAAGTATGGAGCGAAACGAGCAAAGAAGTAA
- the rpsG gene encoding 30S ribosomal protein S7, with the protein MPRRAGRVVRRDVVPDPKFNSRLVSKMINILMKKGKKTVAEQIFYDSLDIMASRTNGDSVKLFKQAVDNVKPILEVKSRRVGGASYQVPVEIRPNRKVSLALRWLVENASKRSGHSMEEKLAAEFLDASNNAGGAVKKKEDTHRMAEANKAFAHYRW; encoded by the coding sequence ATGCCAAGACGAGCGGGTAGGGTTGTTCGCAGAGATGTTGTTCCGGATCCTAAGTTTAACAGCAGATTAGTATCTAAGATGATTAATATCCTCATGAAAAAAGGAAAAAAAACTGTTGCAGAACAGATTTTTTATGATTCTTTGGATATTATGGCATCTCGGACTAATGGAGATTCCGTAAAACTCTTTAAGCAAGCTGTTGATAACGTTAAACCCATCCTGGAAGTGAAATCCCGGAGAGTTGGCGGAGCCTCATACCAGGTCCCAGTAGAGATCAGGCCAAATCGAAAAGTGTCTTTGGCTTTGAGATGGCTTGTTGAGAATGCTTCAAAAAGATCAGGGCATTCCATGGAAGAAAAATTGGCAGCAGAATTTCTTGACGCGTCCAACAATGCAGGTGGAGCTGTCAAGAAAAAAGAAGATACTCACAGAATGGCTGAAGCAAATAAAGCTTTTGCCCATTATCGCTGGTAA
- the fusA gene encoding elongation factor G: MRQYPLDKTRNIGIMAHIDAGKTTTTERILFYTGMLHRMGEVHDGTTVMDWMDQERERGITITSAATSAAWKDHRINIIDTPGHVDFTIEVERSLRVLDGAVAVFDSVQGVEPQSETVWRQADKYRVPRIAFMNKMDRIGADFYESVKTMVDRLKANPIPIQIPIGKEGDFVGVVDLIKMQGIYYDDETLGAKYVVRDIPQDLAEIAQSYREKLVESVVEHDESLTEKYLSGEEITNDELIEGLRKITVSMKGTPILCGAAFKNKGIQLLLDAVVDYLPSPLDVPDTEGIDPKTQETISRKASDDAPFSGLAFKIMTDPFVGQLTFFRVYSGKLEAGSYVYNSTKGAKERIGRLLRMHADKREDIKEVLAGDIAAAVGLKNTTTGDTLCDEANPIILELIDFPEPVISVAIEPKTKSDQEKLGMSLGKLGHEDPSLRVHTNEETGQTILSGMGELHLEIIVDRLKREFKVDANVGKPQVAYRETITSNTTQEGKYIRQTGGRGQYGHVVLEIEPQERGAGFLFENKIVGGTIPKEYVPAIEKGVVEALSGGIIAGYPVVDLKVAVVFGSYHDVDSSEMAFKIAGSMAIKEGVKKSKPIILEPVMKVEVIVPDEYMGDVMGDLNSRRGKILGMHERSGAQVIDAHVPLAGMFGYATDLRSMTQGRGLFTMIFSSYEPTPKVVADEIMAKANLE, encoded by the coding sequence GTGCGTCAGTACCCTCTAGATAAAACCCGAAATATTGGAATCATGGCTCACATTGATGCCGGAAAAACGACAACGACCGAAAGAATTCTCTTTTATACTGGTATGTTGCACAGAATGGGAGAAGTTCACGATGGTACGACTGTTATGGATTGGATGGATCAGGAGCGTGAAAGAGGAATAACTATTACCTCCGCCGCTACTTCTGCTGCATGGAAAGATCATCGAATCAATATTATCGATACTCCCGGCCATGTGGATTTTACTATTGAGGTAGAGCGTTCCTTAAGGGTTCTGGATGGTGCTGTAGCAGTTTTTGATTCTGTTCAAGGTGTAGAGCCCCAATCTGAAACAGTTTGGCGCCAAGCGGATAAATACCGTGTTCCTCGAATAGCCTTTATGAATAAAATGGACAGGATTGGAGCAGATTTTTATGAGTCAGTCAAGACCATGGTTGACCGTTTAAAAGCTAACCCAATTCCGATTCAGATACCTATCGGGAAAGAAGGAGATTTTGTCGGGGTAGTTGATTTGATTAAAATGCAAGGAATCTACTACGACGATGAAACCTTAGGGGCCAAATATGTTGTCAGGGATATTCCTCAGGATTTAGCCGAAATAGCTCAATCTTATAGAGAGAAGCTAGTAGAATCTGTAGTTGAGCACGATGAAAGTCTTACTGAAAAATATTTAAGTGGCGAAGAAATAACAAATGATGAATTGATTGAAGGGTTAAGAAAGATAACCGTATCAATGAAAGGGACACCTATTCTCTGTGGCGCTGCTTTTAAAAATAAAGGAATCCAACTTCTTTTAGATGCAGTTGTAGATTACCTCCCATCTCCACTGGATGTTCCTGATACGGAAGGAATCGACCCGAAAACTCAGGAAACAATTTCTAGAAAAGCAAGCGATGATGCTCCTTTTTCAGGTTTGGCTTTTAAAATCATGACAGACCCGTTTGTCGGACAACTAACCTTCTTCAGAGTATATTCAGGAAAACTTGAAGCAGGCTCTTATGTCTATAATTCGACAAAAGGTGCAAAAGAGAGAATTGGGCGCCTTCTTCGTATGCATGCAGATAAGAGAGAGGATATTAAGGAGGTTCTCGCAGGGGATATTGCAGCAGCTGTCGGTCTCAAAAATACCACAACTGGTGATACCTTATGCGATGAGGCTAACCCGATCATCTTAGAGTTAATTGATTTTCCTGAGCCAGTTATTTCGGTAGCGATTGAACCCAAAACAAAGAGTGACCAAGAAAAGCTTGGTATGTCTCTTGGTAAACTAGGTCACGAGGATCCTTCTCTCCGAGTCCACACCAATGAGGAAACAGGTCAAACGATTCTTTCCGGTATGGGGGAGTTACATTTAGAAATTATTGTGGACCGATTGAAAAGAGAGTTCAAAGTAGATGCTAATGTCGGGAAACCACAGGTCGCATATCGGGAGACAATAACTTCCAACACTACCCAAGAAGGCAAATATATCAGACAAACAGGTGGCAGAGGTCAATATGGTCACGTAGTTCTGGAAATAGAGCCTCAGGAGAGGGGAGCCGGATTCTTATTTGAGAATAAAATTGTTGGGGGCACAATTCCAAAAGAATATGTTCCTGCGATTGAAAAAGGGGTCGTTGAAGCTCTTTCTGGAGGAATTATAGCTGGTTATCCAGTGGTAGATCTTAAGGTGGCTGTTGTTTTTGGATCCTATCATGACGTTGACTCTTCGGAAATGGCGTTCAAAATCGCTGGTTCAATGGCGATAAAAGAAGGCGTTAAAAAATCCAAGCCAATTATATTAGAGCCTGTAATGAAGGTTGAGGTTATTGTCCCAGATGAATATATGGGAGATGTGATGGGGGATCTCAATAGCCGCAGAGGAAAAATTTTGGGGATGCATGAGCGTTCAGGAGCTCAAGTTATAGATGCACACGTACCGCTTGCTGGAATGTTCGGTTATGCAACAGATCTCAGGTCAATGACCCAAGGTAGAGGTTTATTCACAATGATTTTCTCTTCATATGAACCAACGCCAAAGGTTGTTGCTGATGAAATTATGGCTAAAGCAAATTTAGAATAA
- the tuf gene encoding elongation factor Tu, with amino-acid sequence MAKVKFDRSKPHLNIGTIGHVDHGKTTLTAAITRVLAANKMAEFLAYDQIDKAPEERERGITIAIAHVEYQTAARHYAHVDCPGHADYVKNMITGAAQMDGAILVVSAADGPMPQTREHILLARQVGVPYIVVFLNKADMVDDPELLELVELEVRELLSKYDFPGDDIPVTKGSALKALECGCGKPECPACSPILKLMQTVDEYIPTPTRDVDKPFLMPVEDVFSISGRGTVVTGRVERGVIKVGEEVEIVGIRDTAKSVVTGVEMFRKILDSGQAGDNVGLLLRGTKKEDVERGMVLAKPGSITPHTVFEAEAYILTKEEGGRHTPFFNGYRPQFYFRTTDVTGVVTLSEGVEMVMPGDNVRVKVTLITPIAMEDGLRFAIREGGRTVGAGVITKVVQ; translated from the coding sequence ATGGCAAAAGTGAAGTTTGATCGAAGCAAGCCCCATCTGAACATTGGCACGATTGGTCATGTTGATCATGGTAAGACGACATTGACAGCGGCTATAACCAGGGTCTTGGCAGCGAATAAGATGGCAGAGTTCTTGGCTTACGACCAGATCGACAAAGCCCCAGAAGAACGGGAACGAGGAATTACGATTGCGATTGCTCATGTGGAGTATCAGACAGCAGCAAGACATTATGCCCATGTCGACTGTCCTGGACATGCTGATTATGTCAAAAACATGATCACAGGAGCCGCACAAATGGACGGAGCGATTCTGGTGGTGTCGGCAGCAGATGGCCCGATGCCGCAGACCAGAGAGCACATTTTGTTAGCGCGTCAGGTTGGAGTTCCCTATATCGTTGTGTTTTTGAATAAGGCAGATATGGTGGATGATCCTGAACTGCTGGAGCTGGTAGAGCTCGAAGTTCGGGAGCTTCTTTCCAAGTATGATTTCCCTGGTGATGATATACCAGTGACAAAGGGATCTGCGCTAAAAGCATTGGAATGTGGTTGTGGAAAACCTGAGTGCCCAGCCTGCAGTCCAATCCTGAAATTGATGCAGACAGTTGATGAGTACATTCCAACTCCTACAAGAGACGTGGATAAACCATTTTTGATGCCAGTAGAAGATGTCTTCTCCATTAGCGGACGAGGAACCGTTGTGACGGGTCGAGTCGAGCGAGGTGTTATTAAGGTTGGAGAGGAAGTCGAGATTGTTGGAATCAGGGATACAGCCAAGTCAGTTGTTACAGGCGTTGAGATGTTCCGAAAGATATTGGACTCAGGGCAGGCAGGAGACAATGTTGGTTTGTTGTTGAGAGGAACAAAAAAGGAAGATGTTGAGCGTGGGATGGTATTGGCCAAACCAGGATCAATCACACCGCATACAGTGTTTGAAGCAGAGGCTTATATTCTGACCAAAGAAGAGGGTGGGCGACATACTCCGTTTTTCAATGGATATCGTCCTCAGTTTTATTTCCGAACGACAGACGTGACAGGAGTTGTCACGTTGTCTGAAGGTGTTGAGATGGTGATGCCTGGAGATAATGTGCGCGTCAAAGTAACGTTGATCACGCCGATTGCTATGGAAGACGGATTGCGATTCGCGATTCGGGAAGGTGGCCGAACGGTTGGTGCTGGTGTTATCACCAAGGTAGTTCAGTAA
- the rpsJ gene encoding 30S ribosomal protein S10, which produces MLDQKIRIRLKGYDYRLLDQSLVDIVSTAKRTGAIVKGPIPLPTKIEKFTVLRSPHVDKKSREQFERRTHKRLLDILDPTPETVDALMKLELPSGVDVEIKL; this is translated from the coding sequence ATTTTGGATCAGAAAATTAGAATTCGCCTTAAAGGCTACGATTATAGGTTATTAGATCAGTCATTGGTAGATATTGTTTCTACAGCAAAAAGGACAGGAGCTATCGTTAAAGGCCCAATTCCATTGCCTACTAAAATTGAAAAATTTACTGTCCTGAGATCTCCCCATGTAGATAAAAAATCTCGGGAACAGTTTGAGCGTAGAACTCATAAACGTTTATTAGATATTTTGGATCCAACACCTGAAACGGTTGATGCATTGATGAAGCTTGAACTTCCATCTGGCGTCGATGTTGAAATTAAGCTTTAA
- the rplC gene encoding 50S ribosomal protein L3 yields the protein MNTLLGRKLGMTQIYLENGLSVPVTVVEAGPCEIVQVKKHAVDGYNAVQLGFDVVTMKNINKPERGHQQKYAKDLYRILKEVRVQDESFESGTIFTVEMFKEGEFLDVTATTKGKGFAGVMKRHHFRGGDATHGSMFHREPGSIGSSAYPSRVLKNKKLPGHMGAKRVTVKNLKVIAVKPEANLLFLKGALPGATGSLVFVNKK from the coding sequence GTGAATACTTTGCTTGGAAGAAAATTAGGAATGACCCAGATCTACTTAGAAAATGGTCTATCTGTTCCCGTTACCGTTGTAGAAGCAGGACCATGCGAAATTGTCCAAGTCAAGAAACATGCAGTTGATGGGTATAATGCTGTACAGCTAGGATTTGATGTTGTCACAATGAAAAATATTAATAAACCAGAACGAGGGCATCAACAAAAATATGCAAAGGACTTATACCGAATTTTGAAAGAAGTTAGAGTTCAAGATGAGTCCTTCGAATCTGGGACAATTTTCACTGTTGAGATGTTCAAAGAAGGTGAGTTTCTTGACGTAACAGCTACTACAAAAGGAAAAGGATTTGCAGGAGTTATGAAGCGTCACCATTTTCGTGGTGGAGACGCGACTCATGGATCCATGTTTCATCGAGAGCCTGGATCGATAGGGTCATCAGCCTATCCTTCTAGAGTTTTAAAAAATAAGAAACTTCCTGGACATATGGGAGCCAAAAGAGTCACTGTAAAAAATCTAAAGGTAATAGCGGTAAAACCTGAAGCAAATTTATTGTTTCTTAAAGGTGCGCTCCCTGGAGCAACTGGCTCTTTAGTCTTCGTTAATAAAAAGTAA
- the rplD gene encoding 50S ribosomal protein L4 yields the protein MEIKTVKSDGTAGSSLTLSVPNEDLDTINVPLLHEIVKMQQAGLRSGNASTKTRGEVSGGGKKPYRQKGTGRARQGSSRAPQWRGGAIIFGPRPRDYYYRQPGKKMLLAVREALLSHLKEQTLQVIDGIELPTRKTKELITFLGKCGLNTGSSRILIVAVTLTEEVYFSGRNIPGLEILLPHQLNPYDILLADSILITKEAYPMVAGLLERNINGVN from the coding sequence ATGGAAATCAAAACCGTTAAATCTGATGGAACAGCAGGGTCCTCACTAACGTTATCTGTTCCTAATGAGGATCTCGACACGATCAACGTCCCATTGTTGCATGAAATAGTCAAGATGCAACAAGCTGGCTTACGTTCCGGTAATGCATCTACTAAGACCAGAGGCGAAGTATCCGGCGGTGGGAAAAAGCCTTATCGTCAAAAAGGAACAGGGCGAGCAAGACAAGGATCCAGTAGAGCTCCCCAATGGAGAGGCGGAGCTATTATCTTTGGTCCACGACCCAGAGACTATTATTACCGACAGCCTGGTAAAAAGATGTTACTAGCTGTCAGAGAAGCCTTATTATCTCACCTCAAAGAACAAACTCTTCAAGTGATTGATGGTATCGAACTCCCTACAAGGAAAACGAAAGAGCTAATAACATTCTTGGGAAAATGTGGTTTAAATACAGGTTCTTCAAGAATCCTTATTGTAGCGGTAACGTTAACTGAAGAAGTTTATTTTTCTGGGAGAAACATTCCAGGGTTAGAAATTCTCTTGCCTCATCAATTAAACCCGTATGATATTCTCTTAGCAGATTCTATTTTAATTACAAAAGAAGCTTATCCAATGGTTGCAGGTTTGTTAGAAAGGAATATCAATGGAGTTAATTGA
- a CDS encoding 50S ribosomal protein L23 encodes MELIDVLIRPIQSEKADIVREKNSTYEFHVRKDANKIEIKKAIENIFQVKVKNVTTVIRKGKSKRLGRFEGHTPDRKRAYVTLASGHKLNIFEGA; translated from the coding sequence ATGGAGTTAATTGACGTATTAATTCGTCCAATTCAATCCGAAAAGGCCGATATTGTAAGAGAAAAAAATTCAACTTATGAATTTCATGTTAGAAAAGATGCTAATAAAATCGAAATAAAGAAAGCTATTGAAAACATTTTTCAGGTAAAAGTGAAAAATGTAACAACAGTTATTCGCAAAGGCAAATCTAAAAGGTTAGGAAGATTTGAAGGGCATACTCCAGATCGTAAAAGAGCTTATGTAACTTTAGCTTCTGGGCATAAGTTAAATATTTTTGAAGGGGCATAA